The genomic region CAACACCTGCTGGGGATCGCCGCCCAACAGATAGACCAGCAGGACGACCACCAAAGTTCCGACGCCGCCGCCGACTACGCGTCTCGTTGTTGTGCCGCGACGGTCCTCGACATTTTCGCTTTCTCTTCTACCTATCCAACGCATGGGCTTTCTCCTGAAATCATCCATTTTTTATTTAAAGGACAACATTTTAATATACAAAAATGTAGTGGAAAGTAAAAGAATATTGATTACTTTACAACGCCCCCTTTAAGCACCGGTTCTCCTGGTGCATCACATGTTGTTCACAAAACGGAAGGCGAAAGGAAAAAAAAAGGCAATGTCGTTGCGCACCCGTTATCTGGAGACGCTGCTCTTCGATCACCCGGATAAAGTTCCGTTTGAGCCCGGACAGCCTCGAGAAACGACCTTGCTCCGCTGGCAAGAGGAGGGCTTGACAGACGCAGATCAGTGGTTCAGCCAATTGTGGGACGCTGCCGGCCTTGCTGGTAAGAGCCCCTTCATCCATACTAAAACTTCAGAGGTCAATTTTCGCATGATTCCGACTTTTGAAGAAAAGGTGCTTGAACACCGGAATGGACATTATATCGTACAAGACTGGATGGGGAATATAACCGAGATTTCAGACACCTATGATTTCACCTACTTGAGAAATCCGCGCGATTTTGTCACCCGTAAATGGCATCGGTTTCCGGTGGAGAATCGGCGTGATTTCGAGGCAATGAAAAAACGGTATAACCCGAATGATGCGCTCCGCTGGTCCCGTGCTGCTGAGGTTTCTCCCCCGATACGTGAAGACCAGGATCCGTTCGTTTGGCTTCAATTCTCCGGGGTCTTTTGGCAGTTGCGGGAATGGTGCGGATTCGAACCGTTGTGCCGGCTGCTCGTTGATGATCCGGACTTTGTTCAGGAGATGGCCGATTTTTGGATGCAGTTTGTTCTGGCCGTGATGGAGCGTGCTCTAGCT from bacterium harbors:
- a CDS encoding metalloprotease, whose protein sequence is MRWIGRRESENVEDRRGTTTRRVVGGGVGTLVVVLLVYLLGGDPQQVL